A genomic region of Phragmites australis chromosome 2, lpPhrAust1.1, whole genome shotgun sequence contains the following coding sequences:
- the LOC133908543 gene encoding transcription repressor MYB5-like — protein MTRKPPPEPRGGAAAQLKRGPWTPEEDDLLARYVAREGEGRWRTLPRRAGLLRCGKSCRLRWMNYLRPDIKRGPIAADEEDLILRLHRLLGNRWSLIAGRLPGRTDNEIKNYWNSHLSKKLIAQGIDPRTHRPLAAAGTSHSDAAAAAPAADKTPPVVEPSVTPPLPADPSPSSAVGDGGGDFAAMMSLDAEGFEGFGDQFQAVDAARSGFDLGCAMVDDDTFSSFLDSLINEDHFVDYFGDHKDADGQNDQGGAN, from the exons ATGACGCGGAAGCCGCCACCGGAGCCGCGGGGCGGGGCCGCGGCGCAGCTGAAGCGCGGGCCGTGGACGCCGGAGGAGGACGACCTGCTGGCGCGGTACGTGGCCCGGGAGGGGGAGGGCCGGTGGCGCACGCTGCCTCGGCGCGCCGGGCTGCTGCGGTGCGGTAAGAGCTGCCGCCTCCGGTGGATGAACTACCTCAGGCCGGACATCAAGCGCGGGCCCATCGCCGCCGACGAGGAGGACCTCAtcctccgcctccaccgcctcctcggCAACCG GTGGTCGCTGATCGCCGGGAGGCTGCCGGGGCGCACGgacaacgagatcaagaacTACTGGAACTCGCACCTCAGCAAGAAGCTCATCGCGCAGGGCATCGACCCGCGGACGCACAGGCCGCTGGCCGCAGCGGGCACCTCCCACAGcgacgctgctgctgctgctcctgccgCTGACAAGACGCCGCCAGTAGTCGAGCCGTCGGTGACGCCACCGCTTCCTGCGGATCCAAGCCCGTCTTCCGCCGTTGGCGATGGAGGCGGTGACTTCGCAGCGATGATGAGCCTCGACGCCGAGGGCTTCGAAGGGTTCGGTGACCAGTTTCAAGCCGTGGATGCTGCTCGTAGCGGCTTCGACTTGGGCTGCGCCATGGTAGACGACGACACCTTCTCCTCGTTTCTCGACTCGTTGATCAACGAGGATCACTTTGTCGATTACTTCGGCGATCACAAGGATGCTGATGGTCAGAACGATCAGGGTGGCGCTAACTGA
- the LOC133908546 gene encoding uncharacterized protein LOC133908546 isoform X2: MTFAVAPLPVAPPIPPPSVAVAWRPRSRLAPPRFVLAVSSRDGEPAPPAFGRLREELLQLHKEADLTQSKANSTRVRLVRLTEAAENLKKRAATSVRMGKENEAVDSLVQKKKLIKALENIKERIEVLDKLSAKISEAISMKQSMLIEYALRPDTSNGENSDDKIRVFSSKVNDGADGAESSGSLPNSAEKESFEIRNEVHANMADRPEQSELQMDGSFTFLNDHDPTNSINKHSGYDGFIAHIDLQLKSLEYEIEQFMSTQLVEEAGNEKQINGKWHRLSGILKLVKETRER; the protein is encoded by the exons atgaccTTCGCCGTCGCGCCGCTGCCAGTGGCGCCGCCGATTCCGCCGCCTTCAGTCGCGGTGGCATGGAGACCGCGCTCAAGGCTAGCTCCTCCGCGGTTCGTCTTGGCGGTGTCTAGCAGGGACGGCGAACCGGCCCCGCCGGCTTTCGGGCGGCTGCGGGAGGAGCTCCTCCAGCTCCACAAGGAAGCCGACCTCACCCAGTCCAAAG CAAATAGCACGAGGGTAAGGCTTGTCCGATTGACCGAGGCTGCTGAGAATCTTAAGAAAAGAGCTGCAACCAGTGTCCGAATGGGCAAAGAGAATGAGGCTGTGGATTCACTTGTGCAAAAGAAGAAGTTGATCAAAGCCCTGGAGAATATTAAGGAGCGTATTGAGGTTCTTGACAAGCTTTCGGCAAAGATAAGTGAG GCAATTTCGATGAAGCAGAGCATGTTAATCGAGTACGCGTTGCGTCCAGATACGTCCAATGGTGAAAACTCGGATGACAAGATAAGGGTTTTCTCCAGTAAAGTCAATGATGGGGCCGATGGGGCTGAGAGTAGTGGTTCTCTTCCAAATTCAGCTGAAAAGGAATCTTTTGAGATCAGAAATGAGGTACATGCAAACATGGCTGACCGCCCTGAGCAAAGTGAACTTCAGATGGACGGTAGCTTCACATTTCTCAATGATCATGATCCAACAAACAGCATAAACAAGCATTCTGGATATGATGGTTTTATAGCGCATATTGATTTACAGCTGAAATCATTAGAGTATGAAATTGAACAGTTCATGAGTACCCAATTAGTAGAAGAGGCAGGCAACGAGAAGCAGATAAATGGCAAGTGGCACAGATTATCTGGCATACTGAAGCTTGTAAAGGAAACTAGAGAAAGGTGA
- the LOC133908546 gene encoding uncharacterized protein LOC133908546 isoform X1, with protein sequence MTFAVAPLPVAPPIPPPSVAVAWRPRSRLAPPRFVLAVSSRDGEPAPPAFGRLREELLQLHKEADLTQSKANSTRVRLVRLTEAAENLKKRAATSVRMGKENEAVDSLVQKKKLIKALENIKERIEVLDKLSAKISEAISMKQSMLIEYALRPDTSNGENSDDKIRVFSSKVNDGADGAESSGSLPNSAEKESFEIRNEVHANMADRPEQSELQMDGSFTFLNDHDPTNSINKHSGYDGFIAHIDLQLKSLEYEIEQFMSTQLVEEAGNEKQINGKWHRLSGILKLVKETRERTARILDKTVKEVGSEDLS encoded by the exons atgaccTTCGCCGTCGCGCCGCTGCCAGTGGCGCCGCCGATTCCGCCGCCTTCAGTCGCGGTGGCATGGAGACCGCGCTCAAGGCTAGCTCCTCCGCGGTTCGTCTTGGCGGTGTCTAGCAGGGACGGCGAACCGGCCCCGCCGGCTTTCGGGCGGCTGCGGGAGGAGCTCCTCCAGCTCCACAAGGAAGCCGACCTCACCCAGTCCAAAG CAAATAGCACGAGGGTAAGGCTTGTCCGATTGACCGAGGCTGCTGAGAATCTTAAGAAAAGAGCTGCAACCAGTGTCCGAATGGGCAAAGAGAATGAGGCTGTGGATTCACTTGTGCAAAAGAAGAAGTTGATCAAAGCCCTGGAGAATATTAAGGAGCGTATTGAGGTTCTTGACAAGCTTTCGGCAAAGATAAGTGAG GCAATTTCGATGAAGCAGAGCATGTTAATCGAGTACGCGTTGCGTCCAGATACGTCCAATGGTGAAAACTCGGATGACAAGATAAGGGTTTTCTCCAGTAAAGTCAATGATGGGGCCGATGGGGCTGAGAGTAGTGGTTCTCTTCCAAATTCAGCTGAAAAGGAATCTTTTGAGATCAGAAATGAGGTACATGCAAACATGGCTGACCGCCCTGAGCAAAGTGAACTTCAGATGGACGGTAGCTTCACATTTCTCAATGATCATGATCCAACAAACAGCATAAACAAGCATTCTGGATATGATGGTTTTATAGCGCATATTGATTTACAGCTGAAATCATTAGAGTATGAAATTGAACAGTTCATGAGTACCCAATTAGTAGAAGAGGCAGGCAACGAGAAGCAGATAAATGGCAAGTGGCACAGATTATCTGGCATACTGAAGCTTGTAAAGGAAACTAGAGAAAG GACTGCAAGGATTTTGGATAAGACAGTAAAAGAGGTTGGATCTGAAGACCTGAGCTGA
- the LOC133908545 gene encoding two-pore potassium channel 2-like: protein MRAQPENCNCKLMHPGSDMSSLKEPLLPLVQSDGKYSSKKDRRKSCDVPTRCATSFCQNSKIKAKFYTPNHPPPTNKSTNILSPKNFQRVHSSPSIFTSIKEAPCVDEIDDQSHAAQYTPSIARQAIVSVILYISIGVLVYMTNVEGFKGKSTFKLVDALYFTIISLCTIGYGDIVPCTNFTKVFTCLFLLVGIRFVDITLNGLLTNVLDKQRTVLLSTMDDNKLNKVFDTYMIDVKRKKSKGRMKVLVALGVVAGSISICTIIVHEVEGLSWIDSFYLSVISVTTVGYGDYSFSTTAGRLSATVCLLVSTLAVAKAFLFLTDLRMDKRNRRTTKWILQKKMDNEPLVADLGNDAAVSKSDFMIYKLREMGKIDEKDIAMISDQFSQLDLAKCEKIPLADIIGKL from the exons ATGAGAGCCCAACCTGAGAACTGCAACTGCAAGCTAATGCATCCAGGCTCCGATATGTCTTCCTTAAAAGAGCCTCTGCTGCCTTTAGTCCAGAGCGACGGAAAGTACTCCTCAAAGAAAGACAGAAGAAAATCTTGTGATGTTCCAACCAGGTGTGCGACTTCCTTTTGCCAAAACAGTAAGATCAAAGCTAAGTTCTATACTCCCAATCACCCACCGCCCACTAACAAAAGCACCAATATATTATCCCCAAAAAATTTCCAGCGGGTACACTCATCCCCTTCTATATTCACATCAATCAAAGAAGCTCCCTGTGTGGATGAGATTGATGACCAAAGCCATGCAGCACAATACACACCATCAATTGCAAGGCAGGCTATTGTTAGCGTCATCTTATACATCTCAATAGGAGTCCTCGTGTACATGACAAATGTCGAAGGCTTCAAGGGAAAATCCACTTTCAAGTTAGTGGATGCCCTTTACTTCACCATCATAAGCTTGTGCACCATAGGATACGGTGACATAGTCCCTTGCACTAACTTCACAAAGGTTTTCACATGCTTGTTCCTACTAGTTGGCATTCGCTTTGTTGACATTACGCTAAATGGGTTGTTGACAAATGTGCTTGACAAGCAGAGGACAGTTCTACTTAGCACAATGGATGATAATAAGCTCAACAAAGTATTCGACACATATATGATCGATGTTAAAAGGAAAAAGTCAAAAGGGAGGATGAAAGTACTAGTTGCTTTAGGGGTTGTAGCAGGCTCTATCTCAATTTGCACAATCATAGTACATGAAGTGGAGGGCCTAAGTTGGATCGATAGTTTCTATTTATCAGTCATTTCTGTTACAACAGTTGGATATGGGGACTATAGCTTCTCAACAACAGCAGGAAGGCTCTCTGCCACTGTGTGTCTGTTGGTAAGCACTTTGGCAGTTGCGAAGGCCTTCTTGTTCCTAACAGATCTAAGGATGGACAAAAGGAACCGGCGGACTACAAAATGGATCCTCCAGAAGAAAATGgacaatgagccacttgttgcAGACCTAGGCAATGATGCTGCTGTAAG CAAATCAGACTTCATGATCTACAAGCTCAGGGAGATGGGGAAGATTGATGAGAAAGACATCGCAATGATCTCAGACCAGTTCAGCCAGCTAGACTTAGCAAAATGTGAAAAGATCCCTCTTGCAGATATAATTGGAAAATTATGA